One part of the Phragmites australis chromosome 3, lpPhrAust1.1, whole genome shotgun sequence genome encodes these proteins:
- the LOC133913043 gene encoding GDSL esterase/lipase At3g53100-like, whose translation MKVSSSVPAAAAVAVAVLLLSAAATVRRCAGQALVPGVMIFGDSVVDAGNNNRLATLVRADFPPYGRDFPSTHAPTGRFCNGKLATDYTVENLGFSSYPPAYLSEEAQSNNKSLLHGANFASGAAGYLDATAALYGAISLSRQVEYFREYQSRVASSAGAQRAAALTSGSIYVVSAGTSDYVQNYYVNPMLSATYTPDQFADALMQPFTSFVESLYGLGARRIGVTSLPPMGCLPASVTLFGGGNDGCVERLNNDSLVFNRKLGSAADAVKRRHSDLKLVVFDIYQPLLDLVNNPTNAGFFESRRACCGTGTIETSVLCHQGAPGTCTNATGYVFWDGFHPTDAANKVLADALLLQGLELI comes from the exons ATGAAGGTGAGCTCCTCCGtgcctgcggcggcggcggtggcggtggcggtgctgCTGCTATCGGCGGCGGCGACCGTGAGGCGGTGCGCGGGGCAGGCGCTGGTGCCGGGCGTGATGATCTTCGGCGACTCGGTGGTGGACGCCGGCAACAACAACCGGCTGGCCACGCTGGTGCGCGCCGACTTCCCGCCCTACGGCCGCGACTTCCCCTCCACACACGCCCCCACCGGCCGCTTCTGCAACGGCAAGCTCGCCACCGACTACACCG TGGAGAACCTCGGGTTCAGCTCGTACCCGCCGGCGTACCTGAGCGAGGAGGCGCAGAGCAACAACAAGAGCCTCCTCCACGGCGCCAACTTCGCCTCCGGTGCCGCCGGCTACCTcgacgccaccgccgccctctaC GGCGCGATCTCGCTGAGCCGGCAGGTGGAGTACTTCCGGGAGTACCAGTCGAGGGTGGCCTCCTCGGCCGGCGCGCAGCGAGCGGCGGCGCTGACGTCGGGCTCCATCTACGTGGTGAGCGCCGGCACCAGCGACTACGTGCAGAACTACTACGTGAACCCCATGCTGAGCGCCACCTACACGCCCGACCAGTTCGCCGACGCGCTCATGCAGCCCTTCACCTCCTTCGTCGAG AGCCTGTACGGTCTGGGGGCCCGGCGGATCGGCGTGACGTCGCTGCCGCCGATGGGGTGCCTCCCGGCGTCCGTCACTCTGTTCGGCGGCGGAAACGACGGCTGCGTGGAGCGCCTGAACAACGACTCCCTCGTCTTCAACCGGAAGCTCGGCTCGGCCGCGGACGCCGTGAAGCGGCGGCACTCGGACCTGAAGCTCGTCGTGTTCGACATCTACCAGCCGCTGCTCGACCTCGTCAACAACCCCACCAAcgccg GGTTCTTCGAGTCGCGCCGGGCGTGCTGCGGGACGGGGACGATCGAGACGTCGGTGCTGTGCCACCAGGGGGCGCCGGGGACGTGCACCAACGCCACGGGCTACGTCTTCTGGGACGGCTTCCACCCCACGGACGCGGCCAACAAGGTGCTCGCCGACGCGCTCCTCCTCCAGGGCCTCGAGCTCATCTGA